A genomic region of Methylobacterium durans contains the following coding sequences:
- the cydB gene encoding cytochrome d ubiquinol oxidase subunit II: MFGFGMEYEGAAFWLPLVWSALLALAVAMYVVIDGFDLGVGILFTAAERGNWRDRMMLSVAPIWDGNETWLVLGGGGLFAVFSVAYAILLPALYLPLILMLIALIFRGVAFEFRFKANKSQPIWDYAFHYGSLVATFAQGMVLGAFVQGFRVEGRGYTGGTFDWLTPFSVMTGIGLVCGYGLLGATWCVMKTSGELEIWSRRKSKQFLAGTILSMAIVSAWVPYLGLDIQWRWFSWPNLLYVAPVPVVTAFVCWRIFQTLDEGREVAPFLLSIALFLLGFLGLAISLFPYIVPPKFTIWQAANAVSALQFALIGYSVVMPLTLAYTAYAYWVFRGKVAEDIQSGGYGH, encoded by the coding sequence ATGTTCGGGTTCGGCATGGAGTACGAGGGCGCGGCCTTCTGGTTGCCCCTGGTCTGGTCGGCCCTGCTGGCGCTCGCGGTCGCCATGTACGTGGTGATCGACGGGTTCGATCTCGGCGTCGGCATCCTCTTCACCGCGGCCGAGCGGGGCAATTGGCGGGACCGGATGATGCTCTCGGTCGCCCCGATCTGGGACGGCAACGAGACCTGGCTGGTGCTCGGCGGCGGCGGCCTGTTCGCGGTGTTCAGCGTCGCCTACGCCATCCTCCTGCCCGCGCTCTACCTGCCGCTGATCCTGATGCTGATCGCCCTGATCTTCCGCGGCGTCGCCTTCGAGTTCCGCTTCAAGGCCAACAAGTCGCAGCCGATCTGGGACTACGCCTTCCATTACGGCTCGCTGGTCGCGACCTTCGCGCAGGGCATGGTGCTCGGCGCCTTCGTCCAGGGCTTCCGCGTCGAGGGGCGCGGCTATACCGGCGGCACCTTCGACTGGCTCACCCCCTTCAGCGTGATGACGGGGATCGGCCTCGTCTGCGGCTACGGGCTCCTCGGCGCCACGTGGTGCGTGATGAAGACCTCGGGCGAGCTCGAGATCTGGTCCCGCCGCAAGAGCAAGCAGTTCCTGGCCGGCACCATCCTGTCGATGGCGATCGTCTCCGCCTGGGTGCCCTATCTCGGCCTCGACATCCAGTGGCGCTGGTTCTCCTGGCCGAACCTGCTCTACGTGGCGCCCGTGCCCGTGGTCACGGCCTTCGTCTGCTGGCGCATCTTCCAGACCCTCGACGAGGGCCGGGAGGTCGCGCCCTTCCTCCTCTCGATCGCCCTGTTCCTGCTCGGCTTCCTCGGGCTCGCCATCAGCCTGTTCCCCTACATCGTGCCGCCGAAATTCACGATCTGGCAGGCGGCGAACGCGGTGAGCGCCCTGCAATTCGCCCTGATCGGCTATTCCGTGGTGATGCCGCTGACCCTGGCCTACACGGCCTACGCCTACTGGGTCTTCCGCGGAAAGGTCGCCGAGGACATCCAGTCCGGCGGCTACGGGCATTGA